One Desulfovibrio fairfieldensis genomic window carries:
- a CDS encoding sigma-54 interaction domain-containing protein, which yields MAGRSPEVLSRYVERILDALPDGVFISDASGTALHINRMYEQLTGLKQESVQGRNVRALVEEGIFDHILNPEIVRTGKPATHVQQLKNGKKLVLSGFPVFDEAGGIRLVVTFARDITLLANLQEQVAGQCRLIDQINDQLAHMAHESRPQEPVFASPAMAEILSLLRRFAATDATVLILGETGAGKDVFARLTHRLSGRKDKIMLKVDCGGISETLTESELFGYLPGAFTGASSKGKAGYFEIADGSTIFLDEVGELPLSMQTRLLRVLQDGEIMRVGSSSPRRVDVRVIAATNRNLAESVEAGTFRRDLYYRLNVATVRIPPLRERPEDVRPLAEHFLHQYTVKYHKALAFMGVTLDMMRSYAWPGNVRELQNLVHSLVITLNGPLISPRDLPAQISGVSRDVSCYSEEILAARRPLKEIMAEMERDFLLKAIEAHGSVQKVAELFQVNRSTIFRKLQSGRQA from the coding sequence ATGGCCGGACGTTCCCCGGAAGTCCTTTCCAGATATGTCGAACGCATTCTTGACGCCCTGCCCGACGGGGTGTTCATTTCCGACGCCTCGGGCACTGCCCTGCACATTAACCGCATGTACGAACAGCTGACCGGCCTGAAGCAGGAAAGCGTACAGGGCAGGAATGTGCGCGCTCTGGTGGAGGAGGGGATCTTTGATCATATCCTCAATCCGGAGATCGTGCGCACGGGCAAGCCCGCCACCCACGTGCAGCAGCTTAAGAACGGCAAAAAGCTGGTGCTCTCCGGCTTTCCGGTTTTTGACGAGGCCGGGGGCATCCGTCTGGTGGTCACCTTTGCACGCGACATCACCCTGCTGGCGAATCTGCAGGAACAGGTTGCAGGGCAATGCCGCCTCATTGATCAGATCAACGATCAGCTGGCCCACATGGCCCACGAAAGCAGGCCGCAGGAACCTGTCTTTGCCAGCCCGGCCATGGCCGAGATTCTTTCCCTGCTGCGGCGTTTCGCGGCCACGGACGCCACAGTGCTGATTCTGGGCGAGACCGGCGCGGGCAAGGACGTCTTCGCCCGCCTGACCCACAGGTTGAGCGGACGCAAGGACAAAATCATGCTCAAGGTGGACTGTGGCGGCATTTCCGAAACCCTGACCGAATCCGAGCTCTTCGGCTATCTGCCCGGCGCGTTTACCGGAGCTTCCAGCAAGGGCAAGGCGGGCTATTTTGAAATCGCCGACGGCAGCACCATTTTTCTGGACGAGGTGGGCGAACTGCCCCTGTCCATGCAGACCCGCCTGCTGCGCGTTCTTCAGGACGGGGAGATCATGCGGGTGGGCTCGTCCAGCCCGCGCAGGGTGGACGTACGGGTCATCGCGGCCACCAACCGCAACCTGGCCGAAAGCGTGGAGGCCGGTACTTTTCGCCGCGATCTCTATTATCGGCTCAATGTCGCGACGGTACGCATTCCGCCTCTGCGCGAGCGGCCGGAAGACGTGCGTCCCCTGGCCGAGCATTTTCTGCACCAATACACGGTCAAATACCACAAGGCCCTGGCCTTTATGGGCGTGACCCTGGACATGATGAGATCCTATGCCTGGCCCGGCAATGTGCGCGAGCTTCAGAACCTGGTTCACAGCCTGGTAATCACGCTCAACGGCCCGCTGATCTCGCCCAGGGACCTGCCCGCGCAGATTTCAGGCGTGAGCCGCGACGTCTCCTGTTATTCCGAGGAAATCCTGGCCGCCCGGCGGCCGCTGAAGGAAATCATGGCTGAAATGGAGCGGGATTTTCTGCTCAAGGCCATTGAGGCGCACGGCTCGGTACAGAAAGTGGCGGAGCTCTTCCAGGTCAACCGCAGCACCATCTTCCGCAAACTCCAGAGCGGGCGGCAGGCCTGA